In Bubalus bubalis isolate 160015118507 breed Murrah chromosome 3, NDDB_SH_1, whole genome shotgun sequence, a genomic segment contains:
- the LOC102400348 gene encoding cytochrome c oxidase subunit 7A2, mitochondrial-like yields the protein MLRNLLALRQIAKRTINTSSRRQFENKVPEKQKLFQEDNGIPVHLKGGMADALLYRATMVLTVGGTAYAMYELAVASFPKKQD from the coding sequence ATGCTACGGAATCTTCTGGCTCTCCGTCAGATTGCTAAGAGGACCATAAATACTTCTTCACGCAGGCAGTTTGAAAATAAGGttccagagaaacaaaagctgTTTCAGGAggataatggaattccagtgcaTCTGAAGGGTGGGATGGCTGATGCCCTCCTGTATAGAGCCACCATGGTTCTTACAGTTGGTGGAACGGCATATGCCATGTATGAACTGGCTGTGGCTTCATTTCCCAAGAAGCAGGATTGA